The Vibrio fortis DNA segment GCTTGATGCTGTTTTCAATGATCTTAACGTTGCTGCAGTGAAAGTTGGGATGTTGGCCGATTCAAGCATCATCAAGGTGGTCGCGGACAAGGTTAAGCAGTTCCAACCGAAACATCTGGTTATTGACCCAGTAATGGTAGCGACCAGTGGCGATCTACTGCTTGAGCAGTCAGCCATCAGCACTTTGAAAGAAGAGCTGATTCCACTCGCTGACATCATCACCCCAAATTTGCCGGAAGGTGCGGCACTGACAGGAAAACCTGTTCCTGAAAGCGAAGCTGATATGCAAGACATGGTTGAAGAGCTTCGAGCATTAGGCGCGAAAGCGGTGTTGTTGAAAGGTGGGCATTTAGAGCAAGATGAAAACAGCAATGACCTACTGATTCTGCCTACAAGAACAACCCTCATCAGTGCAAAACGATTCCCAACCAAGAACACACACGGTACTGGCTGTACGCTCTCTTCGGCTATCGCGTCTTACCTTGCTCAAGGTAATGACCTTACTCAAGCCGTTGAGTTAGGTAAGCGCTATATCTCTGAGGCGATCGCGCATGCCGATCAATTGGACGTAGGTCAAGGTCACGGTCCAGTGAATCATTTTTACGCAGGCCATGCGGATGTGCGATAAGCCTCTTGGCGTTGAGTTGACCAACGCCAGCATTCGCTACCTCGATAACGAACGATCGACACTGCAAGGTCTTAACTTGTCGGTTGCGGCAGCGCAATGGACGGTATTGCTTGGACGAAGCGGTTGCGGAAAGACCACAATTCTTCGTTATCTAGCTGGTTTACTGAGTCACAATATCGAGTGGCAGGGTGGGTTACACACCAGTGACGGTGAGCCATTGGAAGGTCGAATCGCGTATATGGCACAACAAGACCTTTTGTTGCCTTGGTTGTCGGTGATTGACAATGTTTGCCTCAGTCAACGCTTCTCAGGAAAAGGTTGGCGAGGTATGGAGAGCATTTCACAAAGCAGTGAACAGATTCAGCAGCGCGCAATGTCGTTGCTTGAATCCGTTGGGCTTGCTGAATACGCTCACGCTATGCCGCAACAATTGTCCGGTGGTATGCGTCAGCGAGTGGCATTGGCGCGTACGCTGATGCAAGACAAACCAATCGTGTTGATGGATGAACCGTTTTCAGCGTTAGATGCGGTCACAAGGCATAAACTGCAAACGTTAGCAGCCCATCTGCTTCAAGATAAGACCGTTGTCTTGATTACTCATGATCCACAAGAGGCGGTTCGACTCGCTCATCATCTTTATGTGCTGCAGGGAACACCTGCTTCAGCTCAAGCGTTGAAAGTGCCGACAACACTGCCACCTAGAACCATCGACGGCCAATGTGCCAGCATTCAGCAACAGATCTTGGAGCAGCTGGAGCAAGACTATGCATAGTTCCGAAGCGCTAACCAAGCCTCAATCAGTATTGAACCATGAGGATCGCTCTATGAGCCCGTTACTGCGTGTCGTGATAAGC contains these protein-coding regions:
- the thiD gene encoding bifunctional hydroxymethylpyrimidine kinase/phosphomethylpyrimidine kinase yields the protein MTQHSSTKIDTQSIPSDTPIVLTIAGSDSGGGAGIQADIKAMSATGSFACSVITAITSQNTQGVSAIFPIPLDHVSSQLDAVFNDLNVAAVKVGMLADSSIIKVVADKVKQFQPKHLVIDPVMVATSGDLLLEQSAISTLKEELIPLADIITPNLPEGAALTGKPVPESEADMQDMVEELRALGAKAVLLKGGHLEQDENSNDLLILPTRTTLISAKRFPTKNTHGTGCTLSSAIASYLAQGNDLTQAVELGKRYISEAIAHADQLDVGQGHGPVNHFYAGHADVR
- a CDS encoding ABC transporter ATP-binding protein, whose product is MCDKPLGVELTNASIRYLDNERSTLQGLNLSVAAAQWTVLLGRSGCGKTTILRYLAGLLSHNIEWQGGLHTSDGEPLEGRIAYMAQQDLLLPWLSVIDNVCLSQRFSGKGWRGMESISQSSEQIQQRAMSLLESVGLAEYAHAMPQQLSGGMRQRVALARTLMQDKPIVLMDEPFSALDAVTRHKLQTLAAHLLQDKTVVLITHDPQEAVRLAHHLYVLQGTPASAQALKVPTTLPPRTIDGQCASIQQQILEQLEQDYA